A genomic region of Gemmata massiliana contains the following coding sequences:
- a CDS encoding DUF6166 domain-containing protein yields MKVYRGTRTEGGTQVEVEVDGHIRLLDPRLDLRTHSSTGLEWGYGGSGPAQLALALAADVLGDDDRAAALYQRLKFKLVGGLDRDAWVLTEERLRHTLDRIEHEQSHPLPPG; encoded by the coding sequence ATGAAAGTTTATCGCGGCACGCGCACGGAGGGCGGCACCCAAGTCGAGGTCGAAGTTGACGGGCACATTCGGCTTCTCGACCCGCGCCTCGATTTGCGCACCCACAGTTCCACCGGTCTGGAATGGGGGTACGGGGGCAGCGGACCGGCCCAGCTCGCACTGGCGCTGGCCGCGGACGTGCTCGGGGACGACGACCGCGCCGCCGCGCTGTACCAGCGCCTCAAGTTCAAACTGGTCGGCGGGCTCGACCGCGACGCGTGGGTGCTGACCGAGGAGCGCCTGCGCCACACCCTCGACCGGATCGAGCACGAGCAATCGCACCCGCTCCCGCCCGGCTGA